The region AGATGGCGTCCTTCATCTCACTTACAATATCAAAGAATTTACGGATACCGGACGGCGGTATCTTTACGATTTTATCTGATAATGGGTTTCTCATGGAGTAATCAGCATCCTTTCATCCTGCACCTGCTCACTGATAATGGTGCCGTGGTCTTTGTATTTTTTCAATACGAAATGGGTTGCAGTGCTTAATACGGATTCCATCGGTCCCAGCTTGTCGGATACGAACTGGGCAATCTGGCGCATGGTTCTGCCCTCGATGAACACAGTGAAGTCATAGGCTCCGCTCATGAGATACACGGCCTCCACCTCGCTGTATTGGTAAATGCGCTCCGCTATCTTGTCAAAGCCCATGCCCCTCTGAGGAGTTACCTTTACCTCGATTAACGCCACCACCTTTTCCTCGCTGGTATTATCCCAGTTAATCAGTGTATGGTATCCGCAGATAATGTGTTCCTTCTCCATCTCCGCTATCTCGTTGGCCACCGCTATTTCGCTTTCTCCCAGCAGTATAGCCAGGTCCTTAAGGTCGATTCTGCTGTTTTTCTCAATGACTGCAAGTATCTTTTCTCTCATAATATATCATCCTCCATCCTTCCATGTTTATATAGCTTCTTAGCTGTCTCATATTATCTTTGTCAGTTCATCGGGCTGGGGCCGCTCCAAAAATCCGGCTCCCTCCTGTCCATGGCGTATCTGCCTGGCATTTCCATCCGCCACACTTCCGATGACGCCCGCGGGAATTCCCTCTGCCATGAGCCTTCTCACCAGCTGCCCTCCCCTGTCCGAGGCCAGGATGGCGCAGTTTCCGCTGTACAGCCGGTAGGGATTCAGTTCAAACAGCTCGCATATCTCTACCGTTACCTGCCGCATAGGCATACTTCTGAGGTCCACATCAATGCCCGCGTTAAATATCCCTGATAAATTCCAAAGGGCAGCTAAAACGCCGCCCTCTCCTGCATACTCGTAAGCAGTGAAGGAGCAGGGCTCCTTCTTCTGTTCACGTTTTATCCATTGTTCCACGGAGTATGGCTCCGTTTCATCCAGACACCTTAAGAACACAGGCGAAAAGCGCCCATTGAGCACATCCCGCTTTTCTGAGCCTATCTTTACAGTCCCCGCAAATCCGGCATGACCTGCCATCACCAAATCCTGACCCGGCCTCATGAAGCCGTCGCGCTTCTCAAATCCGCCTGGTCCCTGTCCGGCCGTCCGCATTATGGTCCCTCCACCGGGGTGACCGTGGGGCCTCCCCCGGCCGGCGCCGGATTTGCAGCGGGCGCCGGGTTCGCTGCCGGCGCCGGATTTGCCGCTGCCGGGTTCGCCTCCGGGGCCGGGGCCGCCTCAGCAGCCGGCTGCGTCACGCCCGGGCCTCCCTCCACTCCGGTAACCGGCGCTGTCTCGGCCGGGGCTGTATCCACGGGCGCCGTCACATCCGGCACCACCGGCAATGCCACCGGCAGATCAGGACCTACCCGGTAAATGGCCTTGGATGCATTGTAGGTGTCCTTGTTTAGCAGGGTTCTCTCCTGCTCCACACCGTCCACAGTCACTACCTTCCATAATCTGGATCTGAGTCCTGTATGGGAGGACTGGACCTTGACCCTTGCTCCCGGAGCCAGGGTGTTGTCTACAATGAGCTGAGGCTCGCCCGGACTGGTGCTTCCCAGGGTCTCAGACACGTATTCCACCTTGCGGTTGGCCGGCCTTGTCTCCTTGCCGTATATGGTAAAGGTAAGCTTCCTGCCGGAGGTATACCCTTCCACATAAATAGGGGTACTGTAATTGTTCTGTATCTTAATATCCTTATATGTGCCTGCAATGGCCGCATCCCTGGATGGTTTCACATAGGTGACAATCATGGAGTGGTTCTGTCTCTGGACAATCTCCACCTCCGCTTCCAGGGAAGCGTTATACAGAGTGGTAGCCAGCTGGCACACGCCTCCTCCGATACTGTCCACCACCTGGCCATTCTCATAAGCCGCCGCTGTCTTATACCCGTTGGCTGTGGTAAAAGGCTGCAGGCATTCATAGCCTGACAGGACATCCCCCGGCAT is a window of Enterocloster clostridioformis DNA encoding:
- a CDS encoding Lrp/AsnC family transcriptional regulator; translation: MREKILAVIEKNSRIDLKDLAILLGESEIAVANEIAEMEKEHIICGYHTLINWDNTSEEKVVALIEVKVTPQRGMGFDKIAERIYQYSEVEAVYLMSGAYDFTVFIEGRTMRQIAQFVSDKLGPMESVLSTATHFVLKKYKDHGTIISEQVQDERMLITP
- a CDS encoding VanW family protein produces the protein MRNRIGNAGLTAVISMALLAAFPVIAWAAPVLPAGITAGSQSLAGMTAEEAKAAVQEYVDGLAAQSVTLSVDGQDVATTAGELGFHWINTDAIDEAAGQYAGGSLIKQYMIEKDLAAAPVDIELETEVDSAKVKAFVDTQCQGITAEPRNASITRENGQFVITDSVPGRVVDVAGTEAALNEALEAGLEKPIEVTAQVTEEQPAITSEALATIQDVLGTYTTDFSSSGAARSTNLAVGAAKINGHVLMPGDVLSGYECLQPFTTANGYKTAAAYENGQVVDSIGGGVCQLATTLYNASLEAEVEIVQRQNHSMIVTYVKPSRDAAIAGTYKDIKIQNNYSTPIYVEGYTSGRKLTFTIYGKETRPANRKVEYVSETLGSTSPGEPQLIVDNTLAPGARVKVQSSHTGLRSRLWKVVTVDGVEQERTLLNKDTYNASKAIYRVGPDLPVALPVVPDVTAPVDTAPAETAPVTGVEGGPGVTQPAAEAAPAPEANPAAANPAPAANPAPAANPAPAGGGPTVTPVEGP